The Lewinellaceae bacterium genome has a segment encoding these proteins:
- a CDS encoding DUF4350 domain-containing protein codes for MKKNNLLFYIIGTVILVLLLFYFFGSKKRYNWQEHYQQKGNDPYGTRIITELLKATDREFIVIQDSLSVALPEAPEELSNYVFIGQSMYMSDSDVSRLIDFTVNGNDVFLFCNYIPHNLMFYLYDGECEPSLWDDFSSMTDTAVALNLTHPNLFADQQSKYVYLSRYGSGPYNWRYFYDDYFCDAEGAFAELGRIDDNYINFARVKYGEGYFYLHTTPIAFTNVNLLNEPAYEYARKVFSHMLEGPVYWDEYSRIPESVARTMNNRGGEGMNRNLSSRSPLQYILSQPALKWSWYLLLSMGLLYLIFRVKRRERIIPVLEPNTNSSLEFVRTIGRLYFLQNNHRQLALQKMKFFHVDIKESYNLHFQEGDALFEEKLAHKSGVPLDIIQKIYYMYRNIENTRYLSAEALIEFYKVMAKFYKAGEMRR; via the coding sequence ATGAAAAAAAACAACCTCCTGTTTTACATTATTGGAACGGTGATTCTGGTGCTGCTTTTATTTTATTTTTTTGGATCAAAAAAGCGCTATAACTGGCAGGAGCATTATCAGCAGAAAGGCAACGATCCTTACGGAACGAGGATCATTACCGAATTGCTTAAGGCTACGGACAGGGAATTTATCGTCATCCAGGACAGCCTTTCTGTAGCATTGCCGGAAGCTCCCGAAGAATTATCCAATTACGTTTTTATTGGCCAGAGCATGTATATGTCGGATAGCGATGTCAGTCGGTTGATCGATTTTACCGTAAATGGAAACGATGTTTTCTTGTTTTGCAATTACATTCCTCACAACCTCATGTTTTACCTGTACGATGGGGAGTGCGAACCCAGTCTTTGGGATGATTTTTCGAGCATGACGGATACCGCGGTAGCGCTTAATCTTACCCATCCCAATTTATTTGCCGATCAGCAAAGCAAATATGTTTACCTGTCCCGTTACGGTTCAGGGCCTTACAACTGGCGCTATTTTTACGACGATTATTTTTGCGATGCCGAAGGCGCTTTTGCCGAACTAGGCCGTATAGACGATAACTATATCAATTTTGCCCGCGTGAAATACGGCGAGGGCTATTTTTATCTTCATACCACCCCCATAGCCTTCACCAATGTCAATCTATTGAATGAGCCGGCGTATGAATATGCGCGAAAGGTATTTTCTCATATGCTCGAAGGTCCCGTTTACTGGGACGAATACAGCCGCATCCCCGAGAGTGTGGCCCGAACGATGAACAATCGTGGCGGCGAAGGCATGAATCGGAATTTGTCGTCCCGGAGTCCGCTCCAATACATCCTTTCCCAACCGGCCCTAAAGTGGTCGTGGTACCTGCTGCTGTCGATGGGATTGCTGTACCTGATTTTCAGGGTAAAAAGAAGAGAACGTATCATTCCTGTTCTGGAACCGAATACCAACAGTTCACTTGAGTTCGTACGTACCATCGGACGATTGTATTTCCTTCAGAACAACCACCGACAACTGGCGCTGCAAAAGATGAAATTCTTCCATGTGGACATCAAGGAATCCTACAACCTGCACTTCCAGGAGGGGGATGCTCTTTTTGAAGAAAAACTGGCCCATAAATCGGGGGTTCCCCTGGACATTATCCAAAAAATTTACTACATGTACCGCAATATCGAAAATACCCGGTACCTGTCAGCCGAGGCCCTCATTGAATTTTACAAGGTTATGGCCAAGTTTTACAAGGCCGGAGAAATGAGGAGGTAA